The genome window CGGGCGTGGAGTTCCCCTTCGCGGCCTTCGCACCCTTCACGACCCGGCCCCAGAAGCACTGGCTGGACGAACGATGGGCCGGGGTGGCCCGGGGAGTCAGGGACAAGTTCGGGATGCAGGCGGTCATGCTCGGCGGTCCCGGGGACGTCGAGCGTGGAGCCCGGATCGCTGCCTGCGAAGAGGGGACGTTGGTCGATTTGGTGGGGAGCATGACTCTCGGCCAAACCGCCGCGGTCCTCAAGAATTGTTCCCTTCTGATCGGGGTGGACACCGGCCTGACCCACATGGGCGCCGCTTTCGATCGTCCGACCGTCGCCCTGTTCGGATCGACATGTCCCTACCTCAGGACACCGAGGGACAAGTTCCGGGTGCTCTACAGCCCCATGGACTGCTCCCCCTGCCGTAGGCGACCCACCTGCGAGGACGGGTTTCTCTGCATGGAAGCACTTGGCCAGGAGGACGTTCTTCGTGCCGCCCAGGAAGTGGTCGCCTGAGATGAAGATTCTTCACATCGAAACCGGTTTGCATCTTTACGGAGGCGCTCAGCAGGTCCTTTATCTGCTGGGCGGGCTGAAGGCGGGAGGCGGCGTAAATATTCTCGTCTGTCCCGCCGGCAGTGCCATTGGCGCTGCGGCCGTCTCTAGCGCCGATGTCGTCGAAGCCCCGATGGGCGGAGAACTCGATCCGAGGTTTCTGTTCAGTCTGGTGCGGGTCATCCGGGAAAGGCGCCCCGACCTGGTTCATGTGCACAGCCGGCGCGGAGCTGACCTCTGGGGCCCCATCGCAGCCCGCCTCACCGGAACCAGGGCCCTTCTGACCCGTCGGGTCGACAATCCCGAACCGCCCTGGCTCGCGCGCATCAAGTACAGCCCCTATGAACGGGTCGTGACCATCTCCGAAGGGATACGACGGGTCCTTCTTTCCGAGGGGCTTCCTCCGGAACGGGTCCGCTGCGTTCGCAGCGCCGTGGACAGCCGTCCATTCAAAGGAGAGCGAGACCGGGAATGGCTTAGGCGGGAGTTCGGTGTCGGGCCGGAGGAAACCGCCGTCGCCGTAATCGCCCAGCTCATAGAGCGCAAAGGGCATCGTTCCCTTATCCAGGCTGTGCCGGGGATTCTGCGCAAGTGTCCCCGCGCCCGGTTCCTGTTTTTTGGCAAGGGTCCTCTTCGGGGAGAGCTCGAACAGCTCTGCCGTGAGGCCGGGCTCGGCGAAAAGGTTCTTTTCGCCGGCTTCCGCAAGGACCTGCCGCGGGTCTTGCCCTGCCTCGATCTGGTCGTCCATCCGGCTTTTATGGAGGGACTCGGGGTCTCTTTGCTGCAGGCTTCTGCCGCCGGGTTGCCGATCGTGGCGGGTCGGGCGGGCGGTATCCCCGAGGTCGTTCGGGACGGCGTCAACGGCTACCTGGTGGAGCCGGGCGATGTTTCCGCCCTTGAGGAGTCGGTGGTGAAGGTCCTCCTCGATCCCGGCCTGGCCCGCAGGCTTGGGCATGCCGGGCAGGAGATCGTCGGGGGGGAATTTTCCCTGGAGGCCATGGTCGAGGGGAACCGGAGGGTCTACCGGGAGATCCTCGGACTAAACGAGGCCGGCGCGCCGTAAGACGGCGGCGATCCCTTTTGCGGCCGCCGTTTTGCGGCCAGTGCAGGATTGAAGAGATGAGACCGATTTTCATCGGCGGCTGTGACCGCAGCGGAACGACCATGCTCGGGGCGATGCTCGGAGCGGGCTCGGGGAATCTGTGCACCCCGGAATCCCAGTTCATCGTCAAGGTTCACGAAAAGGCGGCCCTGAAGGGCAGGGGGAACGATTCCGCTTTTCTGGCCCGGGCGCTGGTCGACCACTGGCGCTTCAAGATCTGGGGTCTGGACGTTGCTCCGGAGGAGGCGGTGTCCGCCGCGGGGAAGGGGAGCTTCAGAGACCTCGTCGAATGGGTCGTCGGCCGCTACGGGGAGAAGGCCGGAAGGTCCGCTCCCGAAGTCTGGATCGATCACACTCCCTGGAACCTCCGGTACGGACTGCTTCTCGATAAGCTCTTCCCCGAGGGGAAATTCATTCACATCGTTCGCGACGGCAGGGGGGTCGCCTCCTCGGTGATCCCTCTCGACTGGGGTCCCAACAACGTCAGGGACGCCGCCCACTGGTGGCTTGAAAAGCTCTCCTACGGCCTGGCGGCAGAATCGTCCCTGGGCACGGGGAGAATCCTCCGGGTGCATTACGAAAAACTCCTGCAGGACCCCGAGGGGGAATTGCAGCGGATCTGCGCGTTTGCCGGAATTGAGTATCAACCGGAGATGTGTCGGGGGGAGTTCAACGTGCCCGGGTACACCGCCCGACAGCATCGCCTGGTCGGCAAAGCGCCCGACAAGGGGAGGGCCGAGGGGTGGGTCGACTCCCTCTCCGGCCGCGAGGTTGAGGTGTTCGAAATGATCGCAGGGCAGATGCTGGGGTATCTCGGCTATCGGCGGCGGAGCCCTTATCTTACCGAGAACATCAGCAGCAGGGAGAACCGCAGGTTTTCCCTGGGTCATTTTTTCAAGAAAAACCTTTCCCGGAAATTTTCCGGAAAAAAAGGATTATTCCCGGGGCTTCCGGGGGATCTTCCGAAAACGCATTGTAGTCGGATTTGCCCCGTCATAAAGAAAAAACAGGGCGCAGGGTCGCCTTTTTCGGATTCCGTTCTGGAAACCAGGCGATCAGCCATGTCATGCTCAACCTGATGAACGCCATGGTGGACCAGGGGGTATCCGTCGATCTTCTTCTGAACAAGACCGACATTCCGGAGCTCTCCCGGGTGCGCCCCGAGATCCGCATCGTGGAACTGGGCCACGGCAGCGTCTGGTACCGGGTCCGGGCGCTGGCCCGCTACCTGGAAGAGGACGAGCCGCAGGTTCTGTACACCAATCACAAGGAGCGGGCCAACCGGGAGGCGATATTCGCCAAAAAGATGACCGGTTCCGGGGTCCACCTGGTCTTCCGCATCGGAACCACTCTCTCCAAGGCGCTGGAACGGCGGAACGCCCCGAAGCGCTTCCTCATGCGGACCTCGGTGAACTACTGCTATCGTCGGGCCGATACCATTATCGCCAACGCCCGGGGGGTGGCCGCGGATGTTTCCGCCATTACCGGCATCCCCCTGGAAGAGATCCACGTGGTGAACAACTCGACGGTGACTCCCACCCTTTATGAGCGGGCTCTGGAACCCCTCGACCATCCCTGGCTGCAGGGAGACGGGGTGCCGGTCGTCGTGGGGGTGGGGCGTATGACGAGGCAGAAAGATTTTCCGACCCTTTTCCGTGCCTTCGCCCGCATCCGGGCGACCCGAAGCTGCCGTTTGCTCATTCTCGGCGAGGGCAAGGAGCGTGGGCGCCTGGAGCAACTGGCCAGGGAACTCGGTATCGAAGCCGATCTCGACATGCCCGGCTTTGTGGCCAACCCCTTCGCCTACATGCGCCGGGCCTCTCTCTTTGTCCTGTCCTCGGCGTGGGAGGGATCTCCCAACGTGTTGATCGAAGCCCTGGCCCTCGGAATTCCCGCCGTCGCCACCGATTGCCACAGCGGGCCTCGGGACATTCTTCAGGGAGGAAAGTACGGCCCCCTCGTTCCGGTGGGCGATGTCGATGCTCTGACCGAGGCGATGCTTGCGGGGATGACCCGCCCCCATCCCGCCGAGTTTCTGAAAAGGGCCGCCGAGCCCTTTCACGCCGATCGGTGCGCCGGCGAATACCTGGCCGCCGCCGGTTCGGCCGTTGCCGAAGAGATTTTTTGATGCCACCCGGGAAAACGCCTAGCAGACCGAGGATCGCCGTCTTTGTCTCCTTCTCCGGAAAGGGCGGGGTCGAGAGAATGATCACGCGGCTGTGCGGAGGCTTCATCGACCTGGGGTGCCAGGTGGACCTGCTCCTGATCAAGTCCCAGAGCGAGCACCTGAACGAGCTTCCGCCTCAGGTCCGGTTGGTCAAGCTGGGGGCCTCGCACAGCCTGACTTGTCTTTGGCCCCTTGTCCGTTACCTGCGGAGGGAACGCCCCGATGGGTTGCTCGCAGCCAAGGACCGCGCCAACCAGGTGGCCATTATCGCCCGCTGGCTGGCCCGGGTTCCGACCCGGCTGGCGATTCGCATGGGAACGACCATTTCGGCGGCCCTGGAGGGCAAGGGCACTCTGAAAAAATGGCAGTGGTATCTCCCCATCTGGCTGCTCTACCGCCAAGCCGACGAAATCGTAGGGATCTCCCAGGGCGTGGCCGACGACTTGGCCTCGATCACCGGACTGCCCCCGAAGCGTTTCCGGGTGATCACCAACCCTGTCATCGATCCGCAGACCGGAGAGTTGGCCCTGCAGGAGGTTGCCCACCGGTGGTTTGCCCCCGGGGAGCCGCCGGTCGTTCTCGGCGTCGGTCGTTTGACCCGGCAAAAGGACTTTCCCACCCTTATCCGCGCCTTTGCGCGGCTGAGGGAGCAGAGGGCATGCCGCCTGGTGATCCTCGGCGAAGGGGCGGATCGAGAGAGACTCTCGGCCTTGACGGAGGAGTTGGGAATAGGGCAGGATGTCGATTTTCCGGGGTTCGTGGCAAATCCCTTCGCCTACATGAGCAAAGCCTCCCTTTTCGTCCTTTCCTCGGCGTGGGAGGGGTTCGGCAATGTTCTGGCCGAGGCGATGTCTGTCGGCACGCCGGTGGTCTCAACGGACTGCCCCAGCGGTCCGCGGGAAATGCTGCGCGGCGGCGAGGTTGGCCCGCTGGTTCCGGTCGGCGATGTCGCCGCTCTGGCCGAGGCGATGCAGGCCGTCCTGGCCGACCCTCCCGACGGCGAACTGCTGAAAGAGGCGGTCTGCGAGTATACCGTGGAAAACAGCAGCCGGGCCTATCTTGCAGCCCTGATGGGGGACAATCTCCCAGCGGACAAAGGATGATGACAGGATGTTGCTCTCCCTTAAATACAAGTTCCTCTTTGTGCACATCGCCAAGACCGGAGGCACGAGCGTTCGCGCGACCCTGAACCGCTACCGATGGCGGGACCCCTGGTATTACCCCATGTTCATGTGCAGCCGCCTCAGCTCTCTCTCCGGCCACAGTATCGGGGCGAAACTGCCGCGCCACGCCAGGGCGATTTGCGCCTACGAGATGCTGCCCCGGGAGCTTTACGACTCCCTTTTCAAGTTCGCCTTTGTCCGAAATCCCTGGGATCTGCAGGTCAGTTCCTTTCATCACATCGGGCGCGAGAGACCCCACCTGATGGAAGGTCGGGAGGACTTTGAAAGTTTTCTGCGCTGGAAACTCGATCCCGAGAGGCCCCACCAGTACCATATCGACACCTCCATCGAACTGCAGTCCGATTATCTCGTCGACCTTCACGGCAAGGTCATCGTCGATTTCGTGGGACGCTACGAACGGCTCCAGGACGATTTCCGTCAGGTCTGCGAGCACGTCGCTCTCCCGGCGCCGAAGCTGGCGCACAAAAGGCAAGCCAAAGACCGGGGTTCTTTCCGCAAATACTACACCGATGACACAGCCGCCCTGGTGGCCGAACATTTCAAGGCGGACATCGACATGTTCGGCTACACCTTCGATGGGGATTAGCCGCCCCTTCAGGGGCATGGCTTGTCAACAAGGCAGGGAATGGTTATGACAGAGCAAATCAAGCAAGTGTTCGAAGAGCACCTCCGGACCATCGAGCGCACCGCAAATACTTTGACCGGACCGATCGAGGCGGCGGCGGCGCTCCTTACGGGCGCCCTGGAGGCGGGGAATAAAATTCTGGTCATGGGCAACGGCGGATCCGCGGCTGACGCCCAACATTTTGCGGCGGAAATGGTCGGGCGTTTTCTGATGGAACGCAAGGCTCTACCCGCCCTGGCCCTGACCACCGACAGCTCGATTCTCACCGCACTGGGCAACGATTACGGTTTCGAAAGGGTCTTTTCACGGCAGGTTGAGGCCCTGGCCGCTCCGGGCGACGTCGTTATCGGCATCTCGACCAGCGGGAACTCCGAAAATGTTCTCGCGGCCATGAAGGCCGCCCGGGAGATCGGTTGCCGAACCGTCGGACTGCTGGGGGGCGAAGGAGGAGGCATGACCGGGCTCGTGGATGTGGCCCTGACCGTCCCTTCGGACAGGACCCCTCGGATTCAGGAGGCGCACCAGACCGTCATCCACATTCTGTGCGATCTGGTTGAAACGCGGCTGTTCTCCGAAGGGACACCGTAGCCGGTCGCCATCGTCAAAAACTCTTACGGATTCCTTTGCTCTTATCGGGCGGGGCCGAATCCGTTGCAAGGAGGGCAAGAGTGAATCGCAGCGAGGCTGAAAAATTCCTGTCCCGCCTCGGAGATATCCGGGTACTGGTCATCGGCGACCTGATGCTCGACGAGTATCTGTGGGGTCGGGCCGAACGCATTTCTCCCGAGGCTCCCGTTCAGGTGGTGGACGTCTCCCGTGACGAGATGCGGCTCGGCGGGGCGGGAAACGTTCTGCACAATCTGCTCGCTCTCGGCTGCCAGGTCCAGCTTGCCAGCGTGGTCGGCAACGACCGCGAAGGGGAACTCCTTCGGGATGCGCTCGTTGCCAAGGGGATCTCCGACGAGGGGGTTTTTCGGGAGCCGGGGCGGCAGACGACGCGCAAGACCCGGATTCTGGCGGGCAACCAGCAGATGCTGCGCATCGACCGCGAATGCCGCCAGCCGATCGGTGCAGCAGCCGAGGACCGGCTCTTCGACTACATTTCCGGGACGGCGAAGGGGTGCCAGGCGATCCTGGTTTCCGATTATCTGAAGGGCGTCCTGACCGAGGGGCTGCTGGCGAGGATCATCGCTCTCGGTAAGGAGTTTGAAATCCCCGTGGTGATCGACCCCAAAGGGGACGACTATGCAAAGTACCGGGGGGCCACCCTGTTGACCCCCAACCGCAAGGAGGCCGAGAGGGCGTCCAAAGTCGCCATCGTGGACGAGGAGAGCCTCGTGCAGGCCGGCCGTCTGTTGCGCGACAGCCTCGAACTGGACTCCCTGGTGCTGACCCGCAGCGAGGAAGGGATGACCCTCTTTGCGGCCCAGGGCGGGGAACTTCACCTGTCAGCGGAGGCCAGGGAGGTTTTCGATGTCTCCGGGGCCGGCGACACCGTCCTTGCCCTGCTCGGGGCAGGGCTGGCCGGAGGCCTGGTCCTTGAGGATGCCGCACACCTGGCCAATATCGGCGCTGGGATTGTCGTCGGCAAGGTCGGGACATCGACCGTCTCCCCGCAGGAAATCCTTCTGGTGTTGGGCCGGCAGCACCACGACTCTGACCTCAAGATCAAGGATCGGTCGATTCTCGAGGGGCTCATGGCCCTGGAGAGGGAGCAGGGGCGGACGATCGTTTTCACCAACGGATGTTTCGACCTGCTCCACGCCGGTCATGTCAAACTTCTGCAGCAGTCCCGGAGCTTCGGGGATGTGCTGGTGCTCGGCCTCAACTCCGACGCCTCCATCCGGCGCCTGAAGGGACCCCGCCGCCCCCTCATCGAGCAGGATGAACGGGCGCATCTGCTGGCTGCCCTTG of Desulfuromonas sp. contains these proteins:
- a CDS encoding glycosyltransferase, producing MKILHIETGLHLYGGAQQVLYLLGGLKAGGGVNILVCPAGSAIGAAAVSSADVVEAPMGGELDPRFLFSLVRVIRERRPDLVHVHSRRGADLWGPIAARLTGTRALLTRRVDNPEPPWLARIKYSPYERVVTISEGIRRVLLSEGLPPERVRCVRSAVDSRPFKGERDREWLRREFGVGPEETAVAVIAQLIERKGHRSLIQAVPGILRKCPRARFLFFGKGPLRGELEQLCREAGLGEKVLFAGFRKDLPRVLPCLDLVVHPAFMEGLGVSLLQASAAGLPIVAGRAGGIPEVVRDGVNGYLVEPGDVSALEESVVKVLLDPGLARRLGHAGQEIVGGEFSLEAMVEGNRRVYREILGLNEAGAP
- a CDS encoding sulfotransferase, giving the protein MRPIFIGGCDRSGTTMLGAMLGAGSGNLCTPESQFIVKVHEKAALKGRGNDSAFLARALVDHWRFKIWGLDVAPEEAVSAAGKGSFRDLVEWVVGRYGEKAGRSAPEVWIDHTPWNLRYGLLLDKLFPEGKFIHIVRDGRGVASSVIPLDWGPNNVRDAAHWWLEKLSYGLAAESSLGTGRILRVHYEKLLQDPEGELQRICAFAGIEYQPEMCRGEFNVPGYTARQHRLVGKAPDKGRAEGWVDSLSGREVEVFEMIAGQMLGYLGYRRRSPYLTENISSRENRRFSLGHFFKKNLSRKFSGKKGLFPGLPGDLPKTHCSRICPVIKKKQGAGSPFSDSVLETRRSAMSCST
- a CDS encoding glycosyltransferase; translation: MLNLMNAMVDQGVSVDLLLNKTDIPELSRVRPEIRIVELGHGSVWYRVRALARYLEEDEPQVLYTNHKERANREAIFAKKMTGSGVHLVFRIGTTLSKALERRNAPKRFLMRTSVNYCYRRADTIIANARGVAADVSAITGIPLEEIHVVNNSTVTPTLYERALEPLDHPWLQGDGVPVVVGVGRMTRQKDFPTLFRAFARIRATRSCRLLILGEGKERGRLEQLARELGIEADLDMPGFVANPFAYMRRASLFVLSSAWEGSPNVLIEALALGIPAVATDCHSGPRDILQGGKYGPLVPVGDVDALTEAMLAGMTRPHPAEFLKRAAEPFHADRCAGEYLAAAGSAVAEEIF
- a CDS encoding glycosyltransferase, with the protein product MPPGKTPSRPRIAVFVSFSGKGGVERMITRLCGGFIDLGCQVDLLLIKSQSEHLNELPPQVRLVKLGASHSLTCLWPLVRYLRRERPDGLLAAKDRANQVAIIARWLARVPTRLAIRMGTTISAALEGKGTLKKWQWYLPIWLLYRQADEIVGISQGVADDLASITGLPPKRFRVITNPVIDPQTGELALQEVAHRWFAPGEPPVVLGVGRLTRQKDFPTLIRAFARLREQRACRLVILGEGADRERLSALTEELGIGQDVDFPGFVANPFAYMSKASLFVLSSAWEGFGNVLAEAMSVGTPVVSTDCPSGPREMLRGGEVGPLVPVGDVAALAEAMQAVLADPPDGELLKEAVCEYTVENSSRAYLAALMGDNLPADKG
- a CDS encoding sulfotransferase family 2 domain-containing protein codes for the protein MLLSLKYKFLFVHIAKTGGTSVRATLNRYRWRDPWYYPMFMCSRLSSLSGHSIGAKLPRHARAICAYEMLPRELYDSLFKFAFVRNPWDLQVSSFHHIGRERPHLMEGREDFESFLRWKLDPERPHQYHIDTSIELQSDYLVDLHGKVIVDFVGRYERLQDDFRQVCEHVALPAPKLAHKRQAKDRGSFRKYYTDDTAALVAEHFKADIDMFGYTFDGD
- the gmhA gene encoding D-sedoheptulose 7-phosphate isomerase — encoded protein: MTEQIKQVFEEHLRTIERTANTLTGPIEAAAALLTGALEAGNKILVMGNGGSAADAQHFAAEMVGRFLMERKALPALALTTDSSILTALGNDYGFERVFSRQVEALAAPGDVVIGISTSGNSENVLAAMKAAREIGCRTVGLLGGEGGGMTGLVDVALTVPSDRTPRIQEAHQTVIHILCDLVETRLFSEGTP
- the rfaE1 gene encoding D-glycero-beta-D-manno-heptose-7-phosphate kinase yields the protein MNRSEAEKFLSRLGDIRVLVIGDLMLDEYLWGRAERISPEAPVQVVDVSRDEMRLGGAGNVLHNLLALGCQVQLASVVGNDREGELLRDALVAKGISDEGVFREPGRQTTRKTRILAGNQQMLRIDRECRQPIGAAAEDRLFDYISGTAKGCQAILVSDYLKGVLTEGLLARIIALGKEFEIPVVIDPKGDDYAKYRGATLLTPNRKEAERASKVAIVDEESLVQAGRLLRDSLELDSLVLTRSEEGMTLFAAQGGELHLSAEAREVFDVSGAGDTVLALLGAGLAGGLVLEDAAHLANIGAGIVVGKVGTSTVSPQEILLVLGRQHHDSDLKIKDRSILEGLMALEREQGRTIVFTNGCFDLLHAGHVKLLQQSRSFGDVLVLGLNSDASIRRLKGPRRPLIEQDERAHLLAALDCVDYVAIFDEDTPLELIRQLRPHVLVKGGDYAPEQVVGKDVVESCGGRVEIVPLLGGKSTTGLIERIKRDH